The following proteins are co-located in the Herpetosiphon gulosus genome:
- a CDS encoding TRAM domain-containing protein, with amino-acid sequence MTISEKKAVPVNRNRLLSIDFWVRILGMVVLGYVGWYFSSSSASNPATEDEILAMQLLTLSGAGLGLLITHRVTLYPIRDINQRLRRSTAQEMLALGLGTLLGVVIGALLAIPLSHLPGLLGSYLPAIASFFTIYFSIVAFEYHKKNLVNFGISLQTSKARPVKEAVPMRRTCLVDTSAIIDGRVLAVVRSGFLDGILVVPRFVLNELQLLADSSDDMKRMRGRRGLDMLEEIRKDDQLRLEMPNEDVANARGVDQKLVTLALQDGHALITNDKNLSQVAELQGVQVLNLNVLSDAVRPPVGAGEMLVVKVREEGREREQGIGYLEDGTMVVVEDARERIGDEVRVIVSRVWTNDRGRMVFGRIMGSAGAFYGGKNDASNYPARS; translated from the coding sequence ATGACGATTTCGGAAAAAAAGGCTGTACCTGTAAACAGAAATCGCTTACTTAGCATTGATTTTTGGGTTCGCATTCTGGGGATGGTTGTGCTTGGCTATGTTGGCTGGTATTTTAGTTCAAGCTCAGCGAGTAATCCCGCTACCGAAGACGAAATCTTGGCAATGCAATTGTTAACGCTTTCCGGGGCTGGTTTGGGTTTATTAATTACCCATCGCGTAACGTTATACCCGATTCGCGATATTAATCAGCGCTTGCGCCGCAGTACTGCCCAAGAAATGCTTGCTTTAGGTTTAGGTACGTTGTTGGGGGTTGTGATTGGGGCTTTATTAGCGATCCCACTGAGCCATTTACCTGGTCTTTTAGGGAGTTATTTGCCTGCAATTGCCAGCTTTTTTACGATCTATTTTAGTATTGTGGCTTTCGAGTATCACAAGAAAAATTTAGTCAATTTTGGCATTTCACTCCAAACATCCAAAGCTCGTCCAGTTAAAGAAGCTGTCCCGATGCGTCGAACATGTTTGGTTGATACGAGCGCAATTATTGATGGTCGGGTTTTGGCGGTTGTCCGTAGCGGCTTTCTCGATGGCATTTTGGTTGTACCGCGTTTTGTGCTCAACGAACTGCAATTATTGGCCGATTCGAGCGATGATATGAAGCGGATGCGTGGCCGACGCGGCCTAGATATGCTCGAAGAAATTCGCAAAGATGATCAACTGCGGCTTGAAATGCCCAACGAAGATGTTGCCAATGCTCGTGGCGTTGACCAGAAATTGGTGACGTTGGCGTTACAAGATGGCCATGCCTTGATCACCAACGATAAGAATTTGAGCCAAGTTGCCGAATTACAAGGCGTGCAGGTACTCAATTTAAATGTACTTTCCGATGCGGTGCGCCCACCAGTTGGCGCTGGCGAAATGCTGGTCGTGAAAGTGCGTGAAGAAGGCCGCGAACGCGAACAAGGCATTGGCTACCTTGAAGATGGCACAATGGTGGTCGTCGAAGATGCCCGTGAACGGATTGGCGATGAAGTTCGGGTGATTGTCAGTCGGGTTTGGACGAACGACCGTGGTCGCATGGTTTTTGGGCGAATCATGGGCAGTGCTGGGGCATTTTACGGGGGCAAAAACGATGCGAGCAATTATCCAGCGCGTAGCTAG
- the dtd gene encoding D-aminoacyl-tRNA deacylase, whose translation MRAIIQRVASASVTVAEQIVGQINAGLLVLLAVSPSDTSDDLQKLADKILNLRIFPDEQDRFDRSLIDCQGQLLVVSQFTLYADTRKGRRPSFTGAAAPALAEPMVEQFIAYCRGQGITTASGQFGAAMQVQLINDGPVTIILDTAEWQHGRG comes from the coding sequence ATGCGAGCAATTATCCAGCGCGTAGCTAGTGCCAGCGTCACCGTTGCCGAGCAGATTGTCGGCCAAATTAACGCTGGCTTGTTGGTATTGCTGGCGGTTAGTCCCAGTGATACCAGCGACGATTTGCAAAAACTCGCCGATAAAATCCTCAATTTGCGGATCTTCCCTGACGAGCAGGATCGTTTTGATCGTTCGTTAATTGATTGCCAAGGCCAATTGCTAGTCGTTTCGCAATTCACGCTCTATGCCGATACCCGTAAAGGCCGTCGGCCATCGTTTACTGGGGCAGCTGCTCCGGCTTTGGCTGAGCCAATGGTTGAACAATTTATTGCCTATTGTCGTGGGCAAGGAATTACGACCGCTAGTGGTCAGTTTGGCGCGGCGATGCAAGTGCAATTGATTAATGATGGCCCAGTCACAATTATTTTGGATACTGCGGAGTGGCAGCATGGCCGAGGTTGA
- a CDS encoding DUF6754 domain-containing protein, translating into MSPFEILVVSLILTLAIALPFVYARLVTGGRKINRRPLPPIDLINSALARSAETGQPIHVSPGSGSLDGSTINPETLAGLVLAQRITDIAARRGAGIAASSGDPIAHLALRGTVRRAYRDAGYSEDYRPELIQLLAANDPIAFSAGLSNRITSEPMEASITVGSFEQGYLLFAEPGRAHNILQIAGTTDQQALTAALLTANGTLLGEEIYAAEAYIAPTPLGFARILTHDVLRSVIIGVIILGIILVSLGQLAILPQDFPLLPR; encoded by the coding sequence GTGTCTCCCTTTGAGATTCTTGTCGTGTCACTCATCTTAACCCTAGCAATTGCCTTGCCCTTTGTCTATGCACGGCTAGTTACTGGTGGACGTAAGATTAATCGCCGCCCTCTTCCCCCAATTGATCTGATCAATAGTGCCTTGGCACGTTCTGCTGAAACTGGCCAACCGATCCATGTTTCGCCTGGCAGTGGCTCGCTTGATGGCTCGACGATCAACCCAGAAACTTTAGCTGGTTTGGTCTTAGCCCAACGGATCACCGATATTGCGGCGCGGCGCGGGGCTGGAATTGCGGCTTCAAGTGGCGATCCAATTGCTCATTTGGCCTTGCGGGGCACGGTTCGCCGCGCCTATCGTGATGCTGGCTATAGTGAAGATTATCGGCCTGAGCTGATTCAGCTGTTGGCTGCCAATGATCCAATTGCCTTTTCGGCTGGTTTAAGTAATCGGATTACCAGCGAACCAATGGAGGCCAGTATTACAGTTGGCTCATTTGAGCAAGGCTATTTATTGTTTGCTGAGCCGGGGCGTGCCCATAATATTTTGCAAATTGCTGGAACCACCGATCAACAAGCCTTGACAGCAGCACTGCTGACGGCCAATGGCACCTTGTTGGGTGAGGAGATCTATGCGGCTGAGGCCTATATTGCCCCAACACCCTTGGGATTTGCCCGCATCTTAACCCATGATGTCCTCCGTTCGGTCATTATTGGGGTCATTATTCTTGGGATTATTTTGGTTTCTTTAGGCCAATTAGCAATCTTGCCACAAGATTTTCCATTGCTGCCTAGATAA